A stretch of Cellulosilyticum sp. I15G10I2 DNA encodes these proteins:
- a CDS encoding carbohydrate-binding family 9-like protein: protein MEKQAIIYDFQSEPVNWAQVPKLKIEEYPWYTGGEKQPTTVQCAISQGVIHIKTHSIDHNIRAEAKVTNEAVCEDSCFEWFVTPVNKKGESYFNIEVSCNGTIYMAYRDNTKDKKFAPKELIDQIKIHSELHETYWTLDLAIPLSVLETMQEAPIDKEVWYANFYRCGGKQDQQYACWNAITAPRPNFHLPNQFGKFIISPVSIH, encoded by the coding sequence ATGGAAAAGCAAGCTATTATTTATGATTTTCAAAGTGAGCCTGTTAATTGGGCACAAGTTCCTAAACTTAAGATAGAGGAGTACCCGTGGTACACTGGAGGGGAGAAGCAGCCTACTACTGTTCAGTGTGCGATAAGTCAAGGCGTTATACATATCAAAACACACAGTATAGACCATAATATACGGGCCGAAGCAAAGGTAACTAACGAAGCAGTGTGCGAAGACAGCTGCTTTGAGTGGTTTGTAACCCCAGTGAATAAAAAGGGTGAAAGCTATTTTAATATTGAAGTAAGCTGTAATGGTACCATTTATATGGCGTATAGAGATAACACAAAGGATAAAAAGTTTGCTCCTAAAGAGCTGATCGATCAGATTAAGATACATTCAGAGCTGCATGAAACGTACTGGACATTGGATCTAGCTATTCCTCTAAGTGTATTAGAAACGATGCAGGAGGCACCAATAGATAAGGAAGTATGGTATGCAAACTTCTATAGATGCGGTGGTAAACAAGATCAGCAGTATGCTTGTTGGAATGCGATTACCGCACCACGGCCTAATTTTCATTTGCCCAATCAATTTGGCAAGTTTATTATTTCCCCAGTATCCATTCATTAA
- a CDS encoding carbohydrate ABC transporter permease, protein MIYKNKKIIWIFLLPTLVFVSLFLYLPFLVSLFNSLFDISNLAGLGKTFIGIKNYEELLTDSVVITAVKNTFMMMMLTVIFEVGFAVVLALLVDSVGKTQRFYRTVFFFPVVISATAIGLMFILFYDYNIGLFNQILIKFGSKPVLWLDEKRALGMLSLPVIWQYIGFYFVIVLTGIASIPEDIYESAYLEGATGFQKVRYITLPLIKGVIRTCLILVITGTLKVFDLPWTIAPRGMPNETTYLLGTYQYKTVYEASRVGYGCTIAVFIVIVGVIVSTAVNKLLKQEDI, encoded by the coding sequence ATGATCTATAAGAATAAAAAAATAATCTGGATATTTCTTCTTCCTACGCTAGTTTTTGTTTCACTTTTTTTGTACTTACCCTTTTTAGTAAGCCTATTTAACAGTTTATTTGATATTTCTAACTTAGCTGGGCTCGGAAAAACATTTATAGGTATAAAAAATTATGAAGAGTTACTAACAGACTCTGTTGTTATAACTGCTGTCAAAAATACTTTTATGATGATGATGCTCACAGTCATTTTTGAGGTAGGGTTTGCAGTAGTTTTAGCACTGTTAGTGGATAGTGTTGGCAAAACGCAACGCTTTTACAGAACAGTATTCTTTTTCCCTGTTGTTATATCGGCTACAGCAATTGGGCTTATGTTTATCTTATTCTATGATTATAACATTGGATTATTTAACCAAATACTGATTAAATTTGGAAGTAAACCTGTATTGTGGCTGGATGAAAAAAGGGCATTAGGAATGCTTTCATTGCCTGTCATATGGCAATACATAGGCTTTTATTTCGTGATTGTATTAACTGGCATAGCCTCTATACCAGAGGATATTTATGAGTCAGCTTACCTAGAAGGGGCCACAGGTTTTCAGAAGGTGAGATATATTACACTGCCGCTTATTAAGGGGGTTATAAGGACGTGTCTTATACTGGTTATAACAGGTACACTTAAAGTCTTTGACTTACCATGGACCATTGCACCTAGAGGAATGCCGAACGAAACAACCTATCTTCTTGGAACTTATCAATATAAAACGGTTTATGAAGCTTCACGTGTAGGATATGGATGTACAATAGCTGTTTTTATAGTTATTGTAGGCGTCATTGTCTCAACTGCTGTTAATAAGCTCTTAAAACAAGAAGACATATAG
- a CDS encoding ABC transporter substrate-binding protein, with the protein MKKLSKFFAAGLTGIMIVTSLAGCSDKAATQTAQTPTPVETPKETAIPAEPITLRTVSMFGGTDPMAGIYNASIETFMKDNPQIKVEDESATSDEQWKSKVLIDFAAGNEPDVIFFFTDVNAQSLVDQNKVVAIDEIKSQYPDYASNITQAALESAKYAGNGKNYAVPVRGYYEGIFCNKTLFDQYGLELPTTWENLEKAITTFSENNITPFAAALGHVPHYFIEHLLLAEGGVREHSNKDIAAVKETWVTGLGLLKTFADMGAFPIDTATSKHELQQQAFNDGKAAMFLDGSWAIGGMADQDNTVIVPMPSTGNGKKDPSEIIAGFSSGYYITKKAWDDPAKRDAAVKFVQAMTTTPLIKEFVVAAGGGAPAADIGAVEGLSKLAASGSKIAGEATGVDGAVDGWLSKQAWDYLLSKVPVIAVGKEDAAAVVDKVIEIENSSK; encoded by the coding sequence ATGAAAAAGCTTTCAAAATTTTTTGCTGCAGGATTAACGGGGATAATGATTGTAACATCTTTAGCAGGATGCAGCGACAAAGCTGCAACACAAACAGCACAAACGCCTACACCAGTAGAAACTCCAAAAGAGACCGCGATACCAGCTGAGCCTATCACGCTTCGTACGGTATCTATGTTTGGGGGAACTGACCCAATGGCAGGTATCTATAATGCTTCAATTGAAACATTTATGAAGGATAACCCACAAATTAAAGTAGAAGATGAGTCAGCGACATCTGATGAACAGTGGAAGTCTAAAGTTCTCATAGACTTTGCAGCTGGTAATGAACCGGATGTTATCTTTTTCTTTACAGACGTGAATGCACAGTCTCTGGTAGACCAAAATAAAGTAGTAGCCATAGATGAAATTAAATCTCAGTATCCAGATTATGCCTCTAATATTACACAAGCAGCTTTGGAATCAGCCAAGTATGCTGGTAATGGTAAAAACTACGCTGTTCCGGTTCGTGGCTACTATGAAGGTATATTCTGCAATAAAACTTTATTTGATCAATATGGCCTTGAGCTGCCAACAACTTGGGAGAATTTAGAGAAGGCTATTACAACATTCAGTGAAAATAATATTACGCCTTTTGCAGCAGCCTTAGGACATGTACCACACTATTTTATTGAACATTTATTACTGGCTGAAGGTGGTGTGAGAGAACATAGCAATAAAGATATTGCAGCAGTTAAAGAAACATGGGTAACTGGCCTTGGCTTACTTAAGACATTCGCGGATATGGGAGCTTTTCCTATTGATACAGCAACATCAAAGCATGAATTGCAGCAACAAGCTTTTAATGATGGTAAAGCCGCAATGTTTTTAGATGGAAGCTGGGCGATAGGCGGCATGGCAGATCAAGATAATACAGTTATTGTGCCTATGCCAAGTACAGGAAATGGCAAAAAAGATCCATCTGAAATTATAGCTGGTTTCTCAAGCGGATACTATATTACTAAAAAGGCATGGGATGATCCAGCAAAACGAGATGCGGCTGTCAAATTTGTTCAAGCCATGACAACAACACCTTTAATTAAAGAGTTCGTAGTGGCAGCAGGCGGCGGGGCACCAGCTGCGGATATTGGAGCAGTTGAGGGGCTGAGCAAACTGGCAGCATCTGGTTCTAAAATAGCTGGGGAAGCCACTGGAGTAGATGGCGCTGTAGATGGCTGGTTAAGCAAGCAGGCTTGGGACTATCTGTTAAGTAAAGTACCTGTTATCGCAGTAGGCAAAGAAGATGCAGCAGCAGTTGTTGATAAGGTCATTGAAATAGAAAATTCAAGTAAATAA
- a CDS encoding phosphoglucomutase/phosphomannomutase family protein codes for MIAFGTGGWRAIIGDEFIKSNIILVAQAVAQMMKEDAVTDQGLVIGYDRRFLSVKAAKWISEVAAGNGIPVQFINKMAPTPLIMHYIKTYRSHYGIAVTASHNPAEYNGIKIFTKGGRDAAEDITQRVECIIASLTSQDIQTIEYDEAKAQGLIEEINPFNDYIDTLLKLLDREAIRKKDLKILVDPMFGVSKNALQALLISCRCEVDVIHERHDTTFGGRLPSPSANTLMRLANMVVEKEYDIGIGTDGDADRLGIIDEKGAFIHPNDIMALLYYYLLKYKGWRGPVVRNIATTHLLDAIAERFGEVCYEVPVGFKHISAKMDETNALIGGESSGGLTIRGHIKGKDGIFAAGLLVEMICVTGKHLAEMLDEIHQEFGKFVMLEFDRRFSQAEKMRVTHLLFEEKQLPVFDTRVSRISYEDGVKVYFENGGWIIARFSGTEPLIRIFAEMSTREEAQKTSQKMLTFLEV; via the coding sequence ATGATTGCATTTGGAACAGGCGGATGGCGGGCTATTATAGGAGATGAATTTATTAAAAGTAATATAATACTTGTGGCACAAGCAGTAGCTCAGATGATGAAAGAAGACGCGGTCACAGATCAAGGATTGGTTATAGGCTATGATAGGCGTTTTTTATCGGTTAAGGCAGCTAAATGGATCAGTGAAGTGGCAGCTGGTAATGGTATTCCTGTTCAATTCATTAATAAAATGGCTCCGACGCCGCTGATTATGCATTATATCAAAACTTATAGAAGTCACTATGGCATAGCTGTTACAGCAAGCCACAATCCTGCAGAATATAATGGTATTAAGATTTTTACAAAAGGCGGGAGAGATGCTGCAGAGGATATAACCCAAAGAGTAGAGTGCATTATAGCCTCTTTAACTTCTCAAGATATTCAAACAATAGAGTATGATGAGGCTAAAGCGCAAGGACTTATTGAAGAAATTAATCCTTTTAATGACTATATAGATACGCTGCTTAAGTTATTAGACAGAGAGGCTATTAGAAAAAAGGATCTTAAAATCTTAGTCGATCCTATGTTTGGCGTTTCTAAAAATGCACTGCAAGCTTTACTTATAAGCTGCAGATGTGAAGTGGATGTCATTCATGAAAGACATGATACTACCTTTGGCGGGCGACTGCCCTCACCTAGTGCTAATACACTTATGCGGCTTGCAAACATGGTAGTTGAAAAAGAATATGATATAGGTATTGGGACAGATGGCGATGCAGATAGATTAGGCATTATAGATGAAAAAGGAGCATTTATACATCCTAATGATATTATGGCACTTTTATATTATTATCTCTTAAAGTATAAAGGCTGGAGAGGTCCTGTTGTCCGTAATATTGCAACGACCCATCTTTTAGATGCCATAGCTGAGCGTTTTGGAGAAGTGTGTTATGAGGTACCCGTTGGCTTTAAACATATTTCAGCAAAGATGGATGAGACAAATGCTTTAATAGGCGGAGAAAGCAGCGGAGGGCTTACGATAAGAGGACATATCAAAGGGAAAGATGGTATTTTTGCGGCAGGCCTTTTAGTAGAAATGATTTGTGTAACGGGTAAGCACTTAGCAGAAATGCTGGATGAAATTCATCAGGAATTTGGCAAGTTTGTTATGCTGGAGTTTGACAGGAGATTTTCACAAGCTGAGAAAATGAGAGTAACACATCTTTTATTTGAAGAGAAGCAGCTTCCTGTTTTTGATACACGAGTCAGCCGGATAAGCTATGAAGATGGGGTTAAAGTTTACTTTGAAAATGGAGGCTGGATTATAGCACGTTTTTCAGGTACAGAGCCTCTGATAAGAATATTTGCTGAGATGAGTACAAGAGAAGAAGCACAGAAAACGAGTCAAAAGATGTTAACATTTTTGGAGGTATAG
- a CDS encoding carbohydrate ABC transporter permease, with translation MEAIIKKYKIENRKGSSPKSRGALSKTAIHTLLGLWSLLTIFPMLWVLNNSFKDRTIILKDSFSLTNASTFTFENYITAFSRMNIARAYLNSFIISSTVVIGVMCFGGLAAYILARYKFRGRNFIYGALISAVLFPAFATIVPVFMGLYQLDLVNKHLGVILPQIAGNLPFAIIIMVGFMESIPLELEEAAVVEGSGPFQIFTKIVVPISKPSFATVAIFTFLWSYNDLFMQMIIIRKNEYLPVSALLNKISSEYGTDYGLMNAAVTLVVIPVFIVYLFLQKHIIKGLTAGAVKG, from the coding sequence ATGGAAGCTATTATAAAAAAATATAAAATAGAAAATAGGAAGGGAAGCTCCCCAAAAAGCAGAGGGGCATTAAGCAAAACGGCAATACATACTTTGCTGGGGCTATGGTCACTGCTGACTATATTCCCAATGCTATGGGTGTTAAATAACTCTTTTAAAGACCGCACAATCATTTTAAAAGACTCTTTTAGTTTAACAAATGCAAGTACATTTACTTTTGAAAATTATATAACAGCTTTTAGCAGAATGAATATAGCAAGAGCATATTTAAATAGTTTTATCATATCATCAACGGTTGTCATTGGAGTAATGTGTTTTGGAGGACTTGCAGCGTATATATTAGCCAGATATAAGTTTAGAGGGAGAAACTTCATATATGGCGCACTTATAAGTGCGGTACTCTTTCCTGCATTTGCGACAATTGTTCCAGTATTTATGGGACTTTATCAATTAGATTTAGTCAATAAACATCTGGGGGTTATTCTGCCTCAGATTGCAGGCAACCTGCCTTTTGCAATTATTATTATGGTGGGGTTTATGGAGAGTATTCCTCTAGAACTGGAGGAAGCGGCAGTAGTGGAAGGAAGCGGCCCTTTTCAAATATTTACTAAGATTGTCGTGCCCATTTCAAAGCCTTCTTTTGCAACAGTAGCTATATTTACCTTCCTCTGGTCTTATAATGATTTATTTATGCAGATGATTATTATACGTAAAAATGAGTATTTGCCTGTTTCTGCACTGCTCAATAAAATAAGTTCAGAATATGGTACAGATTATGGGCTTATGAATGCTGCAGTAACTTTAGTTGTAATTCCTGTATTTATTGTTTATTTGTTTTTACAAAAACATATTATTAAAGGCCTGACGGCAGGCGCAGTCAAAGGTTAA